CTGCTGTGGTGGTACCATCTCCAGCTGCTGTTGTGGTACCATCTCCAGCTGCTGTGGTCGTACCATCTCCAACTGCTGTGGTCGTACCATCTCCAGCTGCTGTGGTCGTACCATCTCCAGCTGCTGTGGTGGTACCATCTCCAGCTGCTGTTGTGGTACCATCTCCAGCTGCTGTGGTCGTACCATCTCCAACTGCTGTGGTCGTACCATCTCCAGCTGCTGTGGTCGTACCATCTCCAGCTGCTGTGGTCGTACCATCTCCTCCAGCTGTTGTGGTCGTATCACCTACTCCAGCTGCTGTGGTcgtaccatctcctcctccagctgctgtGGTCGTACCATCTCCTCCAGCTGTTGTGGTTGTATCACCTACTCCAGCTGCTGTGGTCGTACCATCTCCTCCAGCTGTTGTGGTCGTATCACCTCCTCCAGCTGTTGTGGTCGTACCATCTCCTCCAGCTGTTGTGGTCGTATCACCTCCTCCAGCTGTTGTGGTCGTACCATCTCTTCCAGCTGCTGTAGTCGTACCAGCCGCAGCTGCTGTGGTCGTGCTATCTCCCCCAGCTGCTGTGGTCGTACCATCTTCAGCTGCTGTGGTTGTACCATCTCCAGGTGCTGTGGTCGTACTAGCCTCTGCAGTTGCAGGTGTAGTAATAGCCTCTGTAGGAACATCGGAGATGCGGCCCCCAGTCATCGAAGAGCGATGTAGacgagaaaggggaggaaataatGTCAGATTATAGCCAATACCGCCAGACAGGCTTACCAAcctcgctaccaccaccaccgcttgtGATTGATCCAGAACTGGGTCCCTGTTCTGAAACACCTGTTCTGTTTTCGTTGCCCTCATATATTATCAGCCAGGTTTTTATGATTGCTTTCCGCTTCGGTGGTGCAGAACTCTTTGTTCTGTTATCACTATATTTTTtagaacatccttgaaaaccttaacAATTTCCACTAAAGCCTGTTAGTAAGCCGTGATAACTCACCGAAGCGTATGAAAATATAGATCCAGGACCACACCTCTGTACTGAGTTAAGCTTAAGTTTTCAGATTTTAAACTTGAACTATTTTGTCAGCTAAACTGTTTCATTTGGAGAGGTAAAGACTTACGTGAGTCCTGTGCAACAcctatgggagagagagaacatcacgttaagtatgtgtgtgtgtgtgtgtgtgtgtgtgtgtgtgtgtgtgtgtgtgtgtgtgtgtgtcaaggcaATAAGGAAGATAGATGACCTTGTATATAAATCATCGTTTGTTATTGATcagtgaccgtgtgtgtgtggtgggtaaGGGGTGACATAGAGGGGAGTTGGGGAAGGTTATTAAGAGTGTTTAGTGTGGGGaaaagcatgtgtgtgtgtgtgtgtgtgtgtgtgtgtgtgtgtgtgtgtgtgtggcgggtggCCGATAGTGGGATATCtgttggaggggaggagggaaacacgTATGGTGGAGAGGAACGGAGACAGAGGTGTGTGTAAGTCggggaggggtgtgtgtgtttgtgtgtgtgtaacaggcAGGCGTAGACAGCATGTACTTAGATAATTCAGCTCTTGGTTATAAAATTCAAACCAAATGGAATCGAGTGAACTGAAATATATACTCAGACATACAATAGACACAAACAACATACAGAATCAAGAGAAAATACCAGCAGTAGACAGTTAACACACAAGCACAACGAGAAGAATAAGGTGAGAACAAATTAAAACCAAGAGAATGAGGATGAAGTGTGGTAGCAAAGACCTTCGGGAGTAATGATCCATCGATAAAATATTTATAGACTGAGGAGGGACGTTGTGGTCAGGCAGCAGAGAGAGTGTATAGATTGCTACTACGTTACCTGGACCACAATGACTGGGTCCGATCAACAAGTCTCCCAGTACCCAGTGACGACCCTCCTTGCAGCAGATCAATCGCGGCTAGTCtcttgaaacgctttgttctctcctgAGGACATTTTCAAATACCACGGGGGATGGTTTGTCGTATTCTCatgagtattttctttttaattatgcAGGATTCATGGTAAACTATAGGAAATCATTAAAAGTCATTGAAAACCAAAATAAccttaattattttattttgaaatgCCTTGTTCTCTCAAcaggacaattttcaaaggccacgaagATGATTACTCGGATTTTCATGAGTGTTGATGTAGAATTCATGTAGAGGAAATCATTAAAACATTActggaaacaacaacaactttcatTACAGTAGTATTTTACAATGTTTTGCGCTCttaaaaggaatattttcaagTGTCATGTCGATAATTAGTCGGGTTCTTAGGGGTGTTTCTTtaactgatgatgcagaatccttgttattACTAGTATCATGGAAACACTCTTCAAAACCTCATAACTTTCATTAATGTaatttaaaataaaacacaGTTGAGATAAGACGCTGAGGTGTATGAGAATGCGGTGGCATGCTCTTCTTTTGCCGCTCGCTGCCTTCGACATCACGATAGATGCAATAGGAAGAATGTTGGTTGATGTTGTTTGAGATTGTCACCTTGTAAAACAAGGTGACGCGGGCCTTTACATAGGGATAGCCCACGGATATTGGTTGAGGGAATGAAATGCTTATattggtgttctctctctctctctctctctctctctctctctctctctctctctctctctccattttttctttttattatacgTTCATAATAGTTTACAAATTTGATTTTAGTCTAACATTTGGAGTATTTCAGGCATCGCATCGGTGGTTCAGTGGTAGAATTCTCGCCTGCCACGCgggaggcccgggttcgattcccggccgATGCACgctgttatttttcttgccttctttcattttattattttcacgtAGACTTAATGGCATAATGGTTAGTGTTTTGGATTTACAGATCAGCAAATGAAAGTTTTAAGGTTAGAGTCCGGTCCcgaagaaagtgtgtgtgtgtgtgtttgtgcttccCTTCATCACGGTCTTGGGGGCGATGAGGAGGGCGGCTGTGTGTTTGAAGTGCTGAACACAAGGTCCGCCCAGGCCATTAGCCTATACGTTAAGGGCTCTTTGGTCTTTATGAGGCTCCTTTTGTGGGGGGTCATTTCCTTGGTGCAGCTAGATTAGGTCagtatcttttatttgtttattcacatACTAGTTTCTgctctttctttattatgttcttCCCTTGAGTTCTAACAGTATGTTCGAAAAATTGTGGTCAGTATCTtcaaacgctctgctctctcatcacaactgttttctaatgtcacagagatgattagccgagttctcaagaatgtttatcctgttaataatgtagaaatcttatttatctgtcactggaatcgcaaaaaaataaaaaataaataaataaataaataataataataataataatgataataataaataaaattaataataaatgaataaataagtaaatcatgtttaacttcaactagaatcttttgaaagtagtggaggtgcggcgcagaagtgtttcagaaaacGGTCCTATGTGTGAAGGTGGCTAGTATTTCGGCAACGGGTCCTTGAGGTGAATATCGTGCTGTAATctttgtggcctctgaaaattaTTTACCAAAGAACAAAATCTTAGAATAATTCTATCTGCTGAGGACTTTTTTTGGTATACGCAGTGCTTCAGATACGTTATTTCACATACGTTATTTCACATGGTAAGaaaatgcgtttttttttttttttttttttttttttttttttttttttttgctaaattACATAGACGTGAATAAGCTATACGTACTTCTGTTTATGTCATTGTCTCTGTCTCCATTTCTTTAGCTATCCTAGTCTCAtttttcgcctctctctctctctctctctctctctctctctctctctctctctctctctctctctctctctctctctctctctctctctctctctctctctctttgtccgtaagatgaataaataaataaatgaactgtACATGAGGGTATAGTACAGTATGCTCATAACGCGTTCAGTGTATGATTTGACTTTATCTTATGTGGGTGTGTGATGTGTCCCCGTATATCACTCGcaatttattatcttttttttttttttctacttttgttTATATTCCAACTTCATGCATCATATTTACACTAGGTGTTTTGAAGActgtcattatttatttcataattattatcatcacttcactgtattttttatttttgtgggtAATTCTGGCACTTAATGTTCTCATGTGAAATAACcaaatttttatcaatattgtatttttttcttcagaatTTGTGGACCACTTCTTCATCAGATTCACAATGCCGCAACAAAATCTTACGTAAGTAccgtctgttcttttctttttcaccggAAAATAATCATATTAGTAGCATGAAACTAGTAAATAAGTTATTGATCATTGTTGCTGTAGTCATGGCGGCGACGGTGGTGCGGAAGGACAAGCCAAGCTTTACCAGTTCCTTGAGAGACGAGTGAGAGTATAGCAAGAGCCAGGAAAGAGAATGGCATCATGCGGGGCACGTCTTGGTGATTATCTGCATGTTTGTTTAGCCTTTTGACCCATAGTAACTAACCCACTTCCCGGGATGGCGGGTCGTTGCGTCACCCAGACTGCTAACACTCTCCGGTGCTATCAGTTACAACATATTTATCGTCTAATGGTGGTCAGATAGCCGAGTTTGCTGTGTATCAGTTGGCCTTCTGACCAGAACATACAATTAGGCTAATGGCTCCATGTGCATTAAACCATGGCGCATTTTCATTTCGGTGCAGAATAATGAAGACTCAACTTAATTGCTCGAGTCCGTCACTGAACATGCGTGTGGAAACGTActgaataataaatattattggCCTTCTAAAGTgaagttctgaaaaaaaaaaaaaaaaaaaaaaaaattaaaaaattattttttgtctctaAGCGACTTGAAGACTTACTTCTAAAgtaaaattctggaaaaaaaaaggtttttttttcttttctatctctaaACGACTTGAAGACCAGCATGATGTCTCTACTAATTAAATCTTTCAATTCGTAAAAGATGGGAGCATTACTACCCATTGCATCGCTGCGATACCATTGAGAGTGGATCTTGTCAATTACGCCTCACAATGAGTTAGTATGCAACATGTCACTGTGAAGTAATCGCTTCTTCATTAGGCTTGCATAATGGGGGCCGTTTCTGCGTGTCCCTAACTGGCTGTCCATCACTAGCGAGGAGGGCATATGAcgggatggaggaagaataatggtgatggcgatggtcgTGGTGGCTGGTGTACATTATTTATGAACGAGAGTGATGGTAATAATTAACTCAGTATAACTTGACTGTCAGTGTACTTAAGTAACAGAAAGATGGGTATTAATGAAGATACTCTTTTATCACTGGAGATAGGTTTCGTACAACAGTGCACACAAAATCGTATCATTAACTAAACTTATTTATTATGATGCAAGCTTATGATAATGTTATATAGCTGCTTCATCGACAGGAACACAGCCATCAGTGTTTGCAGTAATGAAGGGTTGTGACCTAATAAGACGACTGGTAGATTTATTGATTGATCGCTCGattgtttgattgattgatcgATTCTAAGTGTCGCAATAAAGAAATGTGAGATTCAGTGAATTCATCATAGGTATGATTATTATAAGTGAAGTATTCATGGAGGAATCTTCATGGGTTGGAATTTAGTTGAGTTGGAAGGGGAGGCAGGACAGCAGTGGTAGTCTGACTTTCTTCGGTAaccattattttcctctccctccagcacGACTCTTGTACACCTGTCATGCCTCTCGCTCACTGGCTGAGCACCGGTCTTATACAGTAAAGTTATTATGATAGAATAGATACGCCTTTGATCACAACTTAACGCACGACAGCTCCAGTAGCTTGCAACCCTCTGACTACCAAGCCTCCTccaaaagcttatgatagattTACATTGTGTTCCTTTGATTCATATGTAACTGTCACTCGATGTAATGTACCTGACTGACTTCGTGTTACATAGATTAATCAAACTACTATTCCTTAAGGCAAATAAAATGTTTTACCGCAAGTTTATAGTATGAACACCACCAAGAGTTAAAAGTGATTGAGTACATATGGATAGGCCTCTTAGTGTTTGTAGTGTCTATTCAGTAAAATCCAGCTTAGCGTTATCCAACTGAAGTAATGTCATCCCGTCATTAGTAGTCACAGTTAATCCCGTGGTGTGACTCAAAGCAGTTCAGTACGTTATGCAATGCGTCGTAGGTTCATAGTTATTTGTAAAGGCGACATGCAGTGCCGTCCGCACACCGTACTCCTTTTgatgataaagataaaacaGCTTAGCATATTTCTGATAAGATTTCCCTCGTCCCTCTCCTCCGGACACCTACACCACACTATCCAACACCCACTCCTACACATGaagtcttgtttccttttctttcttttcttttcttatttttttttatctgcctcTCTATTTTGTTACTAACCTTTACCCTTTgacccgtattttgaaacaatCTGGTATTCCATAAGGATTATTTTCAGAGGCCGCGGAGATGATTACTTACATTTTCATGGGTTATTTTCCCACTGATaatacagaatccttgttaacttAATACAggtatcatgaaaacaccttaaaaacaaataatatgcACTAGAAACTGTTAAAAGTGGTCTAAGTGAGGCGCTGACACGTTTGAGAATgaagttctttctttctttatctgaaCGTATCTAACTCATCAACGTCCTAGAATTTTAGGTCTCATTCTGGTTCCTGTGGTAGTGAATGCGAGGTATGAATTAAGTGTAAGCAAGCAGATGAGAAAACAGGAACTTAGAGGTTAGAGGAGGGAATTTAGCTTCTTAAGTGtaaattcatcatcatcaccagcagccGCTATGATTCCTCTGCAGGACGAAAACCTCTTCCAATCTCTACCCCTCTCTATCGGCTGCCCGTTGATACCAGGCTAACCCGGCAAAACATATCTCTCTATCTAGCCTGCCCtgtctactttctctctctctctctctctctctctctctctctctctctctctctctctctctctctctctctctctctctctctctcatctttaatCAGCCATTCAATTTTCTAGTTGTCTATTTATTAGCTGTATGACGCATATTGTATCTAGATTTATCAGTTTGACTTTATAACTTGTCTCCATACGTAAGATAACACCCTTcattaattttgattttttttttttttcatcgtctgGTCCTTTTAAATCGAAAGTAACACCTCGTGCCGTATGGATTTTTCGTCGCTACGCTGTTCAGTATTTCCTTCAGTGCTCTAAGGACGACTGCAGTTTTCATGCCCgttattatcacttttttttttttccggcaaTCTGAGTTTCTCTTGCACTCGCGCTATGCAGAATCGTGCTGAAACAAACTACTgaatagggaaaagaaacgtgtgtgacaggaaggaggagaggaaggaaggacatggCAAGGGCAAGCCATGACAAGGCAGACTAGTGCAGGATGAATGAAGGCACATATTGTAGGAGGGAAAGGACTCCATAGAATTAAATCAAGAATCTTAACGAGTGTAACAGCTTCAAGGTTTATTCAGAAGGTCCtgggattattatttttcttcttgcaaGCTGTGAACTGAATTTAAAGATTTAATCGATACTCTGACCTTAAGTCCTATACTATTAACATTAAACAGCCCATTTCCTTAAGAAGCTcaagtgatagaaaaaaaatataccactAGCAAAGATTATTTTTCCTATCAGATTgtaaataggaaagaaatgtgTTGCTAACTGAGCGTAAGGAACATTGGCgggagaaagtgaggaagtaGGGACGGCGAGGCAAGAGACGCCTTACCGGGAGTGGCGAGGTAGACGACTAGCAGATGCACTCCCACCAGCAAGGTTAAATGAGCCAAACTAGGCATCACGAccctcttgcttccttccttcctctcgtgtCCACCTCAGGCCTGACGTGGGCGGCTGGTCATGGGCGTGGATAGACCGGCGAGGAAAGCTACTGCCGTCCCCAGACCTGATCACCTAGTCCCTGCTGCAGCGTACCACAGGCTTTCTAATTTCCATACGTCTCAAAAAACCTTCACTGACACAATACTTGTCTTCATTCTCAATTTGAGTACTCCAGGTGTTGAAAATTCCGCTCTAATATTGTCTTGAGTGCTGCTGTGGTTAGGCGGAGTTTGTGGAGCGACTGGTGTGTTTACTAgtgtaggagagggaaggtgggcCCATGGTCATGGTAACGCACCAAGGTGACAAAGACCACAAAACACCAGTCGCgaaccttgatttttttttttctttctcttttatatcaACACCccctatttccctttccttccctcacggTCAGCAGTAAGACCGCATTTGCAACAATTTTGGACGTCAATCTCGCCTGCCTTTGACAGTATATTGGAAATTATtagttttcaagagtattttttaCAATTCCAGTTTCAGTTTAACGGattttacacaaaaaaatataaataaataaataaattatatatatatatatatatatatatatatatatatatatatatatatatatatatatatatatatatatatatatatatatatatatatatatatacacacacacacacacacacacacacacacaaatccgaTCAATcacctgtggcctttgaaaataatctttGAGAGAACAGAACATCTAAAAACAGTTTGTTCATAGTACGAGATAAAGACTGTCCCTCTCACTAGCACCAGTTTGAAAATAATTTCAGTAAACTCATATACAGTCATGAGTTGGATTTATAGACTGCAGTCACGAAGAGCATTTCCTGTACGTTATGATTATCAAGTTTCTTCTGACATTCCACATTCCTTCTGATATTCCACCTTTCATAATTGTtccatgtgaaaaaaaaaaaaaaaaatcccgctCTTGTCATAGTCACGCACATACCTTTTTGCGATTTGCCACGACCCACTCAAGCCATCACAGTTACTTATCAAGAAGTTCCTTCGCAGAATAGCTCCCAGACTTGCACGTGGCGTTATGGAAATTTTGTGAATAATGGCGTCTATTTATCTAATCAATTGAAGCAATGATCCTGAATATTTCACACCTAGTTC
The Scylla paramamosain isolate STU-SP2022 chromosome 3, ASM3559412v1, whole genome shotgun sequence genome window above contains:
- the LOC135116163 gene encoding ice nucleation protein InaA-like isoform X3, whose translation is MPSLAHLTLLVGVHLLVVYLATPEAITTPATAEASTTTAPGDGTTTAAEDGTTTAAGGDSTTTAAAAGTTTAAGRDGTTTTAGGGDTTTTAGGDGTTTTAGGGDTTTTAGGDGTTTAAGVGDTTTTAGGDGTTTAAGGGDGTTTAAGVGDTTTTAGGDGTTTAAGDGTTTAAGDGTTTAVGDGTTTAAGDGTTTAAGDGTTTAAGDGTTTAAGDGTTTAVGDGTTTAAGDGTTTAAGDGTTTAAGDGTTTTAGGDGTTTATGGGDGTTTTAGGGDGAATAAGGGDGATTAAAGDATAGNGEGDSATTEATDATTKKSWDEEDFTKGESPNMEGDDRRARVYKHFVDNFTMTSLPIFCGIALFILLIMYCTRAGKPS
- the LOC135116163 gene encoding ice nucleation protein InaA-like isoform X1, giving the protein MRATKTEQVFQNRDPVLDQSQAVVVVARLVSLSGGIGYNLTLFPPLSRLHRSSMTGGRISDVPTEAITTPATAEASTTTAPGDGTTTAAEDGTTTAAGGDSTTTAAAAGTTTAAGRDGTTTTAGGGDTTTTAGGDGTTTTAGGGDTTTTAGGDGTTTAAGVGDTTTTAGGDGTTTAAGGGDGTTTAAGVGDTTTTAGGDGTTTAAGDGTTTAAGDGTTTAVGDGTTTAAGDGTTTAAGDGTTTAAGDGTTTAAGDGTTTAVGDGTTTAAGDGTTTAAGDGTTTAAGDGTTTTAGGDGTTTATGGGDGTTTTAGGGDGAATAAGGGDGATTAAAGDATAEATDATTKKSWDEEDFTKGESPNMEGDDRRARVYKHFVDNFTMTSLPIFCGIALFILLIMYCTRAGKPS
- the LOC135116163 gene encoding ice nucleation protein InaA-like isoform X2, with product MPSLAHLTLLVGVHLLVVYLATPGVAQDSQAITTPATAEASTTTAPGDGTTTAAEDGTTTAAGGDSTTTAAAAGTTTAAGRDGTTTTAGGGDTTTTAGGDGTTTTAGGGDTTTTAGGDGTTTAAGVGDTTTTAGGDGTTTAAGGGDGTTTAAGVGDTTTTAGGDGTTTAAGDGTTTAAGDGTTTAVGDGTTTAAGDGTTTAAGDGTTTAAGDGTTTAAGDGTTTAVGDGTTTAAGDGTTTAAGDGTTTAAGDGTTTTAGGDGTTTATGGGDGTTTTAGGGDGAATAAGGGDGATTAAAGDATAGNGEGDSATTEATDATTKKSWDEEDFTKGESPNMEGDDRRARVYKHFVDNFTMTSLPIFCGIALFILLIMYCTRAGKPS